A segment of the Halovivax limisalsi genome:
ATCCGTCCGGCCGCGTAGACGCCGTCGACCGCCGTCCGTCCAGTCTCGGCGGTCTGGACGACGTGCTTGCTCCCGCGCTGGCGTCGGCCCACGTCCAGCGGCGTGAGGTACTCGCTGTCTGGCCACGAGGCTGCGATCACTCGGCGCGCCGCGTAGCTCTCGTTCTCGCCCTCGAGTACGAACCCCGCCTCCGGCGATCCGTCCTCCCGTGGCGTGACCGACGGATTCTCGGCCCGCGGCGTGACCGCGACGATGCGGTCCGCCACGGTCGTACACCCCGCCTCCGCGGCCTGCTCGCGAAGGAGCTCAAGGTACGTTCTGGCGTCGACGCCGCCAGGGAAGCCCGGGTAGTTCTCGAGGTGGGCGTTGCGCGCGAGGATGGACTCGTCGGCGGAGAGAATCACGGTTTCCAGTCCGGCGCGGGCCGTGAAGATGCCGGCGCTGCGGCCGGCCACGCCGCCACCGACGATCGCGATATCGTACATAGGATCCGATCGGTCGCGCACCCAGTCAATGGTGTCGATCCGGCGGAGGATGGTTCGAACGGCGCGTGTCGATCCCGCGGCCGCTCCGTCACCGTCCGCACCTCGGTCCCGGTCGAGAGAATTTTCTCGGTGCGGCCCGACCGGGCGTATGTGGAACGGATCCTCGTCAGCACCGACGTCTATCGCGAACCGGCGGCCGTCTTCGAGGCGGTCGCCTCGTTCGAGGACTACCCGGCCTACGCCTCGCACCTGGATCGCGTCACCGTCGACGGGGACGGCGGCGTCGGCACGGACTACGAACTACACTTCTCCTGGTGGAAGCTGTCCTACGCGGTCCGCTCGACCGTCACCGAGATCGAACCGCCGGAGCGTCTCGGCTGGCGCCTGACGGCGGACCTCGACGCGGCCGGCGAGTGGCGCCTGGAACCGATCGCGTCGGCGGACGGCGACGACGGCGCGGCGACGCGGCTGTTCTTCGAGGCGACGTACGACCCGCACACTGCCGACCCGGACGCGATCAGCCTGCCGCGACTGGTCTCGCTGGGGTGGGTGATCGACCGCGTGCGCCCGAAACTGTACGACGAGGCCGAGCGCGTCCTCGAACGGCTCGTCGCCGACGTCGAGGGACGGCCGCGCGAGATCGAGTTGACGGTCCACGAAACGCCGGGCTGACGGCACCCGTTCGCGTCCGCGAGCGCTGCCGGCGACCGGATTGAACGCCGTTTCCGTCACCTCAGTACGAGTACTCGTGGTCGCCGGTTTCGCTCTCCAGGAAGGCGGTGAGCAGGTCGACGGTGGCCCCGACGTCGTCGCGGTGGGCCGTCTCCGTGACGGTGTGGAGGTACCGCGTCGGGACGGAGATCGCGCCGACGGGCTTGGCGCCGTGGGTGTGCTGAAAGCCGGCCGTGTCGGTGCCGCCCGACGGCAGGATCTCGAACTGGTGGTCGATCGCTTCCGTTTCGGCGACGTCGCGCAGCCGTCGGTGCACCCTCGGGCTCGTGATGACGCTTCCGTCCTTGAGCTTGATCGCCGCGCCATCGCCGAGGCGGGTGACGTGCTCGCCCTCGTCGAAGTCGGGGACGTCGTTCGCAACCGTAACGTCGAGCGCGATCGCCAAGTCCGGATCGACGTCGACGCCGAGGGCCCGCGCCCCGCGCAGACCTACCTCCTCCTGGACGGTCGCACAGAAGTGAATCGTCACCGCCGGATCCTCGATCGCCCGGGCGGCCTCGAGCATGGCGTAGAGACAGATGCGGTCGTCGAGGGCCTTTCCGGTGATCGTCTCGCCGACGACTTTCGTCGACTGCTCCATCGTCACTAGGTCGCCCGGCGAGACGCGCTCGGTCACCTCCTCGTAGGGAAGCCCGAGGTCGACGGAGACGTCGTCGACGTCCGGCGTCGCCTCGCGGTCCGCTTCGTCGAGCGTGTGCGGGGGCGGCGAGCCGATGATGCCCGGCAGGTCACCGGCCTCGGTGTGGACGGTCACCCGCTGGGCCGCCAGCACCCGGGGATCCCAGCCGCCGAGCGCCTCGAGTTCGAGGAAGCCGTTGCCTTCGTCTTCGCCCTCGACGTGACTCACCATGAAGCCGATCTCGTCCATGTGGGCGGCGACGGCGACCGAGTACGAACTGTCCCCCTCGATCGTCCCGACGACGTTGCCCATCGCGTCGGTTCGCACGCGATCGACCGTTTCTTCGAGGTCCTCGCGTACGAGGTCGCGAATCCGATCTTCGTAGCCGGGGACGCCGCTCGTCTCGGTCAGTTCGGCGACGCGGGGTTCGTCGAGCGTGTGATCTGCCATACAGCCGATTCAAATCCCCGGTGTAAAAACGCGCGGATTACGGAACACGACAGAGCACCCTTCTCCTGTGCCGGGCGGCTCTCGGAACGCTGCGCGGATCGACGGGCCGGGTTAGCACCAGTGGCAGCCGTTACTCGGTCGGTTCGCCGAGTAGCGGGCCGTACTCCTCGTGTTCGAAACTCCCGACGATGGTCCCGTCGATCGTCTGGACGTGCGTGTAGAGGACGCCTTCCGACTTGGCACTGTTGACGACCCCCTTCGCCAGTCGTCGGTCGTACCGGCTGGCGATCAGAACCGTGCGTTCGTCCGTCGGATCGATGAGTTCCGTCACGAGGTACATGTAACCCTCGACCTGTCGACCGTAGGCGAGATATTCGGTGAACGCGTCAGCATCGTAGAAGTCCTCGAACGCCTCGGCGTCGCTACCGCCCACGATGTGGCTGAAGCCCCACCAGTCCCGGTCGTCGTCGGTCGAGAGCATGTTCGTGTGATTGGGCGAGAGCGTGAGAACTTCCCAGCCGTCGTCCTCGCGATCGGCTGCGAGCTGGTCTACCTCCGCGAGGAGTTGCTTGTAGGCCTCGATGTGCACGTCGGACTGCGACTGGAGTCGGTCCATGCGGGGATCCGTCGACCCGTTCTCGGTCATATCCGCACTCGAGCGGGCGCGCGGATAACTCTTTTCGAGTCGCTCTCGACGCCGTACCGACGGTTGCGCTCGGTTCGGGCCCCACGGAATACGGCTACGCGCCGATTCCGACCTCGAGAAGGATCGAGATGGCCAGCGTGATAATCGCAGCCAGAAACTGCTTCGAGGCGCTCGAGAGCCGCTCGTGTGGCGTCGGTTGCCGGACCCACCTGGCCGGCGGGGCGTCGTCTGCGAGTCGCTGGACGCGCCCCGGCGATCCAATCGACCGATCGAAATCATCGCTCGGCTCGGGATCACCGCCCCGGGACGGCCACAGCCGAACGGTCGCGATCGCGAGTAGGACCCAGCCGGCACCGAAGAGCAGGTACTTGACCGTCGTGAGATCGCCACCGGCTCCGAGTGCGACGAGGAGCGCCCCGGCGGTGAGCAAGCCACCGAGGACGAGTGCGTAGGTGATCGCGTCGATCCAGGCTGGAATCCGTCGCCGGAGCCGGGTCCAGAGCGTTCGAGGGACGCCCATGCTTACCCGTGGCGGGCCTCGATGATCGGCTCGGGATCCTGGAAGTCCGACCCGTGTCGGTGGCAGAAACTCTGGTGGTCGGTGCCGGAGACGTCGAAGTATTCCGGCTCTTCCTGGTCGCAGATACTGCCGAAAACCTCGTTGAACCGTTCGACGGCGGCGGCCTCGCTTCTGTCGCGTGCGATGTCCGCGATCTCGTCGATCTCGGACTGAACGTTCGGCGGGATGTCGAGATCGCCGAAGAGATCCTCGATGGTCTCTTCGATCGTTCCGAACCGCGTCTCGCGACCGATTCGTTCGCGGACACGCTCCCTGATCGATCGATCCGCCCGCGCTCGTTCGTTGAGCACTTCACGGAACTGGACGACGCGCGTCCAGACGTCGTCGTCGACCCCTTCGAACTGCTCCGGCTTGATGTGGGCCGGGCATCGCGTGCTGAACGGACAGCCGGCCGGCGGATACCGCGGGTTCGGCGGCGTTCCGTGAAGGGTGATCCGGTCGCCGCGAGCCGTCGGGTCGGGCTCGGGAATCGCGGACAGGAGCGCGTGCGTGTACGGGTTCGCCGGGTCACTGAACAGCTCCTCCGTCGGGCCGATCTCCATGATGTTGCCC
Coding sequences within it:
- a CDS encoding M42 family metallopeptidase codes for the protein MADHTLDEPRVAELTETSGVPGYEDRIRDLVREDLEETVDRVRTDAMGNVVGTIEGDSSYSVAVAAHMDEIGFMVSHVEGEDEGNGFLELEALGGWDPRVLAAQRVTVHTEAGDLPGIIGSPPPHTLDEADREATPDVDDVSVDLGLPYEEVTERVSPGDLVTMEQSTKVVGETITGKALDDRICLYAMLEAARAIEDPAVTIHFCATVQEEVGLRGARALGVDVDPDLAIALDVTVANDVPDFDEGEHVTRLGDGAAIKLKDGSVITSPRVHRRLRDVAETEAIDHQFEILPSGGTDTAGFQHTHGAKPVGAISVPTRYLHTVTETAHRDDVGATVDLLTAFLESETGDHEYSY
- a CDS encoding SRPBCC family protein codes for the protein MERILVSTDVYREPAAVFEAVASFEDYPAYASHLDRVTVDGDGGVGTDYELHFSWWKLSYAVRSTVTEIEPPERLGWRLTADLDAAGEWRLEPIASADGDDGAATRLFFEATYDPHTADPDAISLPRLVSLGWVIDRVRPKLYDEAERVLERLVADVEGRPREIELTVHETPG
- a CDS encoding DUF7529 family protein, with protein sequence MTENGSTDPRMDRLQSQSDVHIEAYKQLLAEVDQLAADREDDGWEVLTLSPNHTNMLSTDDDRDWWGFSHIVGGSDAEAFEDFYDADAFTEYLAYGRQVEGYMYLVTELIDPTDERTVLIASRYDRRLAKGVVNSAKSEGVLYTHVQTIDGTIVGSFEHEEYGPLLGEPTE
- a CDS encoding DUF7555 family protein, with protein sequence MGVPRTLWTRLRRRIPAWIDAITYALVLGGLLTAGALLVALGAGGDLTTVKYLLFGAGWVLLAIATVRLWPSRGGDPEPSDDFDRSIGSPGRVQRLADDAPPARWVRQPTPHERLSSASKQFLAAIITLAISILLEVGIGA
- a CDS encoding NAD(P)/FAD-dependent oxidoreductase; translation: MYDIAIVGGGVAGRSAGIFTARAGLETVILSADESILARNAHLENYPGFPGGVDARTYLELLREQAAEAGCTTVADRIVAVTPRAENPSVTPREDGSPEAGFVLEGENESYAARRVIAASWPDSEYLTPLDVGRRQRGSKHVVQTAETGRTAVDGVYAAGRIADEPHQAIVAAGHGSKVALAAVQDSETAFYHDWVAPAGYFTGRDRDVPPACEEIDDAERRRRDERARERLRDALAEPNDERPTMHPNVDRD